A genomic stretch from Streptomyces sp. QL37 includes:
- the sufC gene encoding Fe-S cluster assembly ATPase SufC, with translation MATLEIRDLHVSVEADNATKEILKGVDLTVKQGETHAIMGPNGSGKSTLAYSLAGHPKYTITSGTVTLDGEDVLEMSVDERARAGLFLAMQYPVEIPGVSVSNFLRTSATAVRGEAPKLRTWVKEVKETMAQLQMDPAFAERNVNEGFSGGEKKRHEILQLELLKPKVAILDETDSGLDVDALKTVSEGVNRVRETGEVGTLLITHYTRILKYIKPDYVHVFANGRIAASGGAELADQLENEGYEAYTKGGPVSGANSGGTVA, from the coding sequence ATGGCAACGCTTGAAATCCGCGACCTGCACGTCTCCGTCGAGGCCGACAACGCCACGAAGGAGATCCTCAAGGGCGTCGACCTGACCGTGAAGCAGGGCGAGACCCACGCCATCATGGGCCCGAACGGGTCCGGCAAGTCCACCCTCGCGTACTCGCTCGCGGGTCACCCCAAGTACACGATCACGAGTGGCACGGTGACCCTGGACGGCGAGGACGTCCTGGAGATGTCCGTGGACGAGCGGGCCCGCGCCGGCCTGTTCCTCGCCATGCAGTACCCGGTCGAGATCCCCGGTGTCTCGGTCTCCAACTTCCTGCGCACCTCCGCCACCGCCGTCCGCGGTGAGGCCCCCAAGCTGCGGACGTGGGTGAAGGAGGTCAAGGAGACGATGGCCCAGCTCCAGATGGACCCGGCCTTCGCCGAGCGCAACGTCAACGAGGGCTTCTCCGGTGGTGAGAAGAAGCGCCACGAGATCCTTCAGCTGGAGCTCCTCAAGCCGAAGGTCGCGATCCTCGACGAGACCGACTCCGGTCTGGACGTCGACGCGCTGAAGACGGTCTCCGAGGGCGTCAACCGCGTGCGCGAGACCGGCGAGGTCGGCACCCTGCTGATCACGCACTACACACGCATCCTCAAGTACATCAAGCCCGACTACGTGCATGTCTTCGCCAACGGCCGGATCGCCGCCTCCGGCGGTGCCGAGCTGGCCGACCAGCTGGAGAACGAGGGCTACGAGGCCTACACGAAGGGTGGCCCCGTGAGCGGAGCGAACTCAGGAGGTACGGTCGCGTGA
- a CDS encoding bifunctional 3-phenylpropionate/cinnamic acid dioxygenase ferredoxin subunit: protein MAFVKACALSELEDDTPKRVELDGTPVSVVRTEGEVFAINDICSHANVSLSEGEVEDCAIECWLHGSSFDLRTGKPSGLPATRPVPVYPVKIEGDDVLVSVTQES, encoded by the coding sequence ATGGCCTTCGTCAAAGCCTGTGCGCTGAGCGAGCTGGAGGACGACACCCCGAAGAGGGTGGAGCTCGACGGCACGCCGGTCTCCGTCGTCCGCACCGAGGGCGAGGTGTTCGCGATCAACGACATCTGCTCGCACGCGAACGTCTCGCTGTCGGAGGGCGAGGTGGAGGACTGCGCGATCGAGTGCTGGCTGCACGGATCGAGCTTCGACCTCCGCACCGGCAAGCCGTCCGGTCTTCCCGCGACGCGCCCCGTCCCCGTATACCCCGTAAAGATCGAAGGGGACGATGTGCTCGTCTCCGTCACCCAGGAGTCCTGA